From Vicinamibacterales bacterium:
TACAAGGCGAAGCTCGTCGGCCGCGATCAGCTCACCGATAGCGCGCTGATCCAGCTCGATGAGAAACCCAGCCGCGCGCTCGTCGAGGCGAAGTTCGGCGACTCGAGCCAGATGCAGACCGGCGACTGGGTCATGGCGATCGGTAACCCGTTCGGCCTGGCACACACCGTCACCGTCGGCGTCATCAGCGCCACCAAGCGCCCGTTCCAGACGGCCGAGCAGCGGTCGCAGGACGTCCTGCAGACCGACGCGGCCATCAACCCCGGCAACTCGGGCGGACCGCTGCTGAACATCCGCGGCGAGGTCATCGGCATCAACACGGCGATCCTCTCGAACAGCCGATCGGAGGGGAACATCGGCATCGGCTTCGCGATCCCGATCAATCTCGTGCGCGAACTCCTGCCGCAGTTGCGCACCGGAAAGATCGTGCGCGGCCGGATTGGCGTGCAGGTGCAGGACGTGCCACGAGAACTGGTCGCGGAGCTCGGCCTCAAGCAGCGAACGGGCGCACTGGTGGCGTCGGTGGAAGCTGATCATCCGGCATCTAAGGCGGGCGTCGTCCCAGGCGACGTCATCATCGAGTTCAACGGCAGGCCGGTCATCAACCGGGACGAGCTGATCCGATTGGTCACCACCACCAAACCCGGCACGATCGTTCCGATGAAGATCCTGCACGACAAGGTCGAGAAGACGGTCAACATCACCGTCGAAGAACTGGACCTCGAGGCGGAGACCGGGGCGAGGGTGGGCGCCCAGGGCGGGAACGAAGAGGGCAGCACCGGGTTCGGCGTGACGCTGAGCAACCTGACGCCGGCCATGGCTCGCCAGCTCCGCCTGCCGCCGGGGACGACCGGGGCCGTCATCACCGACGTGGATCCAGGCAGCGCGGCAGAGAGCGGCGGCCTCGCGCAGTACGACGTCATCCTGAAGGTGA
This genomic window contains:
- a CDS encoding Do family serine endopeptidase, whose amino-acid sequence is MPSRKISVFYAVMIAVACLAIGMVLASRLDLASQSAAQTIAVPAMNSAPLSGPVDAATFRNIAKAATPFVVNIRTKAKRKAQDISDFFGGDDPFHGFFGTPQGPGRGGRQRDQVVEAAGTGFVISKDGLILTNNHVVDGATDIWVAFGENQYDQEEYKAKLVGRDQLTDSALIQLDEKPSRALVEAKFGDSSQMQTGDWVMAIGNPFGLAHTVTVGVISATKRPFQTAEQRSQDVLQTDAAINPGNSGGPLLNIRGEVIGINTAILSNSRSEGNIGIGFAIPINLVRELLPQLRTGKIVRGRIGVQVQDVPRELVAELGLKQRTGALVASVEADHPASKAGVVPGDVIIEFNGRPVINRDELIRLVTTTKPGTIVPMKILHDKVEKTVNITVEELDLEAETGARVGAQGGNEEGSTGFGVTLSNLTPAMARQLRLPPGTTGAVITDVDPGSAAESGGLAQYDVILKVNGQAVTSSAEASRLLQKVPSGGRAMLLVWKTRQNQELFLTIKKE